The Thermanaerovibrio acidaminovorans DSM 6589 genome contains a region encoding:
- the nadC gene encoding carboxylating nicotinate-nucleotide diphosphorylase, translating into MTHHWHLIDPIIDQALREDMPYGDVSAAAVLPEPAPAVALVTAKAPGVVAGLLVGARTFQRLDPDAQVELLARDGERVLPGRDVMRIRCDARALLSAERTALNLMQRMSGIATAVREFVDALRGYDTVVADTRKTAPGLRVLDKLAVLMGGGRNHRFGLSDGVMLKDNHIALAGGVAQAVHMARQRVSHTMTIEVEAKTLEQVEEAVNAGADIIMLDNMPPEVMARAVQIARGRAIIEASGNMTVQRALEAARLGVQVVSVGSVTHSARALDLSLNVISPGY; encoded by the coding sequence ATGACCCACCACTGGCACCTGATAGACCCCATCATAGACCAGGCCCTCCGGGAGGACATGCCCTACGGGGACGTGAGCGCCGCCGCGGTGCTCCCCGAGCCGGCCCCAGCGGTGGCGCTGGTGACCGCCAAGGCCCCGGGGGTCGTGGCGGGGCTCCTGGTGGGGGCCAGGACGTTCCAGCGGCTGGACCCCGACGCACAGGTGGAGTTGCTGGCCCGGGACGGGGAGAGGGTCCTGCCCGGACGGGACGTGATGCGGATCCGGTGCGACGCCCGGGCGCTCCTCTCCGCCGAGAGGACCGCCCTCAACCTGATGCAACGGATGAGCGGCATAGCCACCGCCGTCAGGGAGTTCGTGGACGCCCTCCGGGGCTACGACACGGTTGTGGCGGACACCCGGAAGACCGCCCCGGGACTCAGGGTCCTGGACAAGCTGGCGGTCCTCATGGGGGGCGGCAGGAACCACCGGTTCGGCCTCTCCGACGGGGTGATGCTCAAGGACAACCACATAGCCCTGGCGGGTGGGGTGGCCCAGGCGGTGCACATGGCCCGCCAGAGGGTGTCCCACACCATGACCATCGAGGTGGAGGCCAAGACCCTGGAGCAGGTGGAGGAGGCGGTTAACGCCGGGGCGGACATAATCATGCTGGACAACATGCCCCCGGAGGTGATGGCCCGGGCGGTCCAGATCGCCCGGGGCAGGGCGATCATCGAGGCCTCGGGGAACATGACGGTCCAGCGGGCCCTGGAGGCCGCCCGGCTCGGGGTCCAGGTGGTATCCGTCGGATCCGTGACCCACTCCGCCAGGGCCCTGGACCTGAGCCTGAACGTGATCTCTCCCGGCTATTGA
- a CDS encoding glycoside hydrolase family 5 protein — translation MSFWDVQRKGTNCFNQEPSEAWFDAAKSLGVQWVRLAFDKWDGKERDFLMGDADHYRGLVKEDLAKLKMVLGWAAARDIKVVITPLGLPGNRWVQLNGGKRDLRLWRDRAYWEQAAAFWRDLAFALRGHPAVIGYNILNEPTPEMGTGLSEYADADAYAEWYRKNRGTPRDIVAFYQTIIARIRSVDRETPIMLDSGWFAKPNAFTFWPRLKDDRILYSVHMYEPFTFTSHLNFSEHKGYAYPGRVPFNGRTEIWDRDRIRTFLTPFLRWAKDRGIPSNRLVVAEFGCYRRNKGAGAYLGDVIQVLNENSLHWAFYSFREDGWDGMDYELGSGGLGEAYWKAKGAGLNPPLPRRNNPLFEVIRHQFQPDI, via the coding sequence ATGTCCTTTTGGGACGTGCAGCGGAAGGGGACCAACTGTTTCAATCAGGAGCCGTCGGAGGCGTGGTTCGACGCCGCAAAGTCCCTGGGAGTCCAGTGGGTCCGGCTGGCGTTCGACAAGTGGGATGGCAAGGAACGCGACTTTCTCATGGGGGATGCGGATCACTACCGGGGGTTGGTGAAGGAGGACCTGGCCAAGCTTAAGATGGTCCTGGGCTGGGCGGCGGCAAGGGATATCAAGGTTGTCATAACCCCCCTGGGCCTTCCGGGCAATCGGTGGGTGCAGCTCAACGGTGGCAAGCGGGATCTTAGGCTCTGGAGAGATAGAGCCTACTGGGAGCAGGCGGCGGCCTTCTGGAGGGACCTGGCATTTGCCCTCCGAGGGCATCCGGCGGTGATAGGCTACAACATCCTGAACGAGCCCACCCCGGAGATGGGGACGGGGCTATCGGAGTACGCGGATGCGGATGCCTACGCGGAATGGTACCGGAAAAACCGGGGCACCCCAAGGGACATAGTGGCCTTCTACCAGACGATAATAGCCCGGATCCGAAGCGTGGACCGGGAGACCCCCATAATGCTGGACAGCGGATGGTTCGCCAAGCCCAACGCCTTCACCTTCTGGCCCAGGTTGAAGGACGATCGGATCCTCTACTCGGTTCACATGTATGAGCCCTTCACCTTCACTAGCCACCTAAACTTCTCGGAGCACAAGGGCTACGCTTACCCAGGCAGGGTGCCGTTCAACGGAAGAACGGAGATCTGGGATAGGGACAGGATAAGGACCTTCTTGACCCCCTTCCTCCGGTGGGCAAAGGATCGCGGGATCCCATCAAACCGACTGGTGGTGGCCGAGTTCGGATGCTATCGCAGGAACAAGGGGGCCGGGGCTTACCTTGGGGACGTCATCCAGGTCCTCAACGAGAACTCCCTTCACTGGGCCTTCTACTCCTTCCGGGAGGACGGATGGGATGGCATGGACTATGAGCTGGGATCCGGCGGGCTCGGGGAAGCCTACTGGAAGGCCAAGGGGGCGGGACTCAACCCCCCACTTCCGAGGAGGAACAACCCCCTCTTCGAGGTGATCCGCCATCAGTTCCAGCCGGACATCTGA
- the nadA gene encoding quinolinate synthase NadA yields the protein MGKTEGELISPHQAINRTGKCAIMWKKSRAFSSLQHKSQISRPKREKRRSEQMDINHLKERILSLKEAKGAVILAHNYQPPEVQDLADLVGDSFQLSRAASRMEAETIVFCGVRFMAESAKILSPQKKVLLPAPDAGCPMADMVTPEDLREMKRKHPGAPVVCYVNTSAEAKGECDICCTSSNAPKVVRSLGAKEVIFAPDRNLARYVQSQVPEVRIIPWEGFCPTHQRMTPQQAAQALREHPSALFMAHPECPKEVLEMAHFVGSTSQMLDFAESSDAAEFIVGTEEGMLHGLRKRCPRKTFHTLSPAPLCPNMKKTTLELILRSLEEEVEEIQLDPQVIHRAQGALSRMLEVI from the coding sequence ATGGGCAAAACCGAGGGCGAATTGATCTCCCCTCATCAGGCGATAAATAGGACCGGTAAATGTGCTATTATGTGGAAAAAAAGTAGGGCTTTTTCGTCTTTGCAACATAAATCACAAATATCCCGGCCCAAGCGGGAGAAAAGGAGATCGGAGCAGATGGACATCAACCACCTGAAGGAGAGGATCCTGAGCCTCAAGGAGGCCAAGGGGGCGGTGATCCTGGCTCACAACTACCAGCCCCCGGAGGTGCAGGACCTGGCGGACCTGGTGGGGGACTCTTTCCAGCTGAGCCGCGCCGCCTCCCGGATGGAGGCGGAGACCATAGTCTTCTGCGGCGTCAGGTTCATGGCGGAGAGCGCCAAGATCCTCTCTCCCCAGAAGAAGGTGCTCCTCCCCGCCCCGGACGCGGGGTGCCCCATGGCGGACATGGTGACCCCCGAGGACCTGCGGGAGATGAAGCGCAAGCACCCGGGCGCACCGGTGGTCTGCTACGTGAACACCTCCGCGGAGGCCAAGGGGGAGTGCGACATATGTTGCACCTCCTCCAACGCCCCCAAGGTGGTCCGCTCTCTGGGAGCTAAGGAGGTCATCTTCGCCCCGGACAGGAACCTGGCCCGGTACGTCCAGTCCCAGGTGCCGGAGGTGCGGATCATCCCATGGGAGGGCTTCTGCCCCACCCACCAGAGGATGACCCCCCAGCAGGCCGCCCAGGCCCTGCGGGAGCACCCCTCTGCCCTCTTCATGGCCCACCCGGAGTGTCCCAAGGAGGTGCTGGAGATGGCCCACTTCGTGGGAAGCACCTCCCAGATGCTCGACTTCGCCGAGTCCTCTGACGCGGCGGAGTTCATCGTGGGCACCGAGGAGGGGATGTTGCATGGGCTCAGGAAGCGCTGCCCCCGCAAGACCTTCCACACCCTCTCCCCCGCCCCCCTCTGCCCCAACATGAAGAAGACCACCCTGGAGCTGATCCTCAGGTCCCTGGAGGAGGAAGTGGAGGAGATACAGCTGGACCCCCAGGTGATCCATCGGGCCCAAGGGGCCCTGTCGAGGATGCTGGAGGTGATCTAG
- the nadB gene encoding L-aspartate oxidase, giving the protein MRYLTPPDLEGALNFHAVILGSGIGGLFCALNLPRDMKVAVVSTAVPKDTNSGLAQGGIAICQGPDDLESHVEDTLRAGCGHNDPEAVRTMVMESPQVAEDLIRLGVNFDRRPDGSLKLTREGGHSRNRILHAKDSTGAEIVRALFAEAQRRDNIHFIMETFAVDVITDLDGNAAGVSLLGPGPSAILAPHVVVATGGIGRLYESTTNMRYSSGDGIAMAMRAGADLMDMEFVQFHPTALHSPSSSRSFLISEAVRGEGGILRNPKGEPFMEGEHPLKDLAPRDVVARAVVRQMALHSSPCVYLDVTHLDGGFLKSRFPGIYARCLEEGIDITSQWIPVRPVAHYLMGGVLTDLWGRTSVPGLYACGEAARTGVHGANRLASNSLLEALVFAKRIARRIPEEPADRGPVRVPREDRSPCGEDLQGVMDRIRRIMTRHAFVIRTRRGLQEALDQVEGILRHLEGLELRSTEAFEAFNMAQVARAVLSAALSRPGSLGSHWIEG; this is encoded by the coding sequence GTGCGGTATCTAACCCCCCCCGATCTGGAGGGAGCCCTGAACTTCCACGCGGTGATCCTGGGCTCTGGCATAGGGGGGCTCTTCTGCGCCCTCAACCTGCCCCGGGACATGAAGGTGGCGGTGGTCTCCACCGCGGTGCCCAAGGACACCAACAGCGGCCTGGCCCAAGGGGGCATCGCCATCTGCCAGGGCCCTGATGACCTGGAGTCCCACGTGGAGGACACCCTGAGGGCCGGATGCGGCCACAACGACCCGGAGGCGGTCCGAACCATGGTCATGGAGAGCCCCCAGGTGGCGGAGGACCTGATCCGCCTGGGGGTGAACTTCGATCGCCGCCCCGACGGATCCCTCAAGCTCACCCGGGAGGGGGGACACTCCAGGAACCGGATACTTCACGCCAAGGACTCCACCGGGGCGGAGATCGTCCGGGCCCTCTTCGCCGAGGCCCAGCGAAGGGACAACATCCACTTCATCATGGAAACCTTCGCGGTGGACGTGATCACCGACCTGGACGGCAACGCCGCCGGGGTCTCCCTACTCGGCCCGGGACCTTCCGCCATCCTGGCCCCCCACGTGGTGGTGGCCACCGGAGGCATCGGAAGGCTCTACGAGAGCACCACCAACATGCGCTACTCCTCCGGGGACGGGATCGCCATGGCAATGCGGGCCGGGGCGGACCTCATGGACATGGAGTTCGTCCAGTTCCACCCCACCGCCCTCCACTCCCCCTCCTCCTCCAGGAGCTTCCTCATATCCGAGGCGGTCCGGGGCGAGGGGGGGATACTGAGGAACCCAAAGGGGGAGCCCTTCATGGAGGGGGAGCACCCCCTGAAGGACCTGGCCCCCAGGGACGTGGTGGCCCGGGCGGTGGTCCGCCAGATGGCCCTCCACTCCTCCCCCTGCGTCTACTTGGACGTGACCCACCTGGACGGGGGGTTCCTCAAGTCCCGCTTCCCCGGCATCTACGCCCGGTGTCTGGAGGAGGGCATAGACATCACCTCCCAGTGGATCCCCGTGAGGCCCGTGGCCCACTACCTAATGGGAGGGGTCTTAACCGACCTGTGGGGCCGCACCTCCGTCCCGGGACTCTACGCCTGCGGCGAGGCCGCCAGGACCGGGGTACACGGGGCCAACCGGCTGGCCAGCAACTCCCTCCTGGAGGCGTTGGTGTTCGCCAAGCGGATAGCCCGCCGGATCCCGGAGGAACCGGCGGACCGAGGGCCCGTCCGGGTGCCAAGGGAGGACCGCTCCCCGTGTGGGGAGGACCTCCAGGGGGTCATGGACCGGATCCGGCGGATCATGACCCGGCACGCCTTCGTCATAAGGACCCGCCGGGGCCTTCAGGAGGCCCTGGACCAGGTGGAGGGGATCCTGCGGCACCTTGAGGGGCTGGAGCTACGCTCCACCGAGGCCTTCGAGGCGTTCAACATGGCCCAGGTGGCCCGGGCGGTGCTCTCCGCTGCCCTGTCCAGGCCCGGCTCCCTGGGTAGCCACTGGATAGAGGGGTGA